ggacgAAGCACTCACCTTCTACATATGTGGGGAAGGATGCAAGGCTTTTCCTGGACTATTAAtaagaggagagaagaatgaATTTTTCAAAAATCACTTGTACTTGatggcaaaaatgaaaatgagacgGTGCAGTGACAGTAAAAGACTGAACCCACCTCTTTACTGGAGGGAGAAGATTCAAAGCTGTCCTCCTGAAGCAGATGTCTGCTGGATGACTCTGCTCCTGGAGGAGACGGAGAGCCTGAACCAGGAGACTGCAGGGGGACAAAGCAGAACAGTCTGTGAACTGCACCACGTTAATGCAAATGTACCATGAGTTCAAAATGAATAGGGATGTCCACACATAGGATGTGCAGATGATGAAAGCTATGTCACACCAACAAAGAGGGCATCAATTGAGTTTCATGACATCAATCATAACATTTATATCTTAAGTTTCActaattcatatttttagattcaCAGTAGAAAGTTGCGGCTCCtcgtgatgaacccacagagaatcacCACTGACTCTGTAGTTCCCTTCAGCTCTGAGGAGCTTTgaagtgtctttcagctcattgtttggttttacagccaaaataaaaaaaaaatggtaaatTTCTGCTCAGCTTCTTTGAGTCAGATATTCTCAGACTGTTAGGATCTACACCACCACGTGAATGGAAGTCCACAGAAATCTCTGAGTCGTGGGGAGCTATTTTGATCGTCCATAGATGTTGATGAAAATACACATAGCACTTCAAACAGACAGGATGGCATTTTGAAAAGCCCAAAGGAGAAGCTGCATTTCACACGTCACATTCACGCTTGTCAAAATGATCTGAACTCAGCACAAAGATGATTAATTAtgctgtgtgaagtgtgaaagACACCTTAGAGTCTATTTAAAGCCAGCGAAGGGCAGAAAGCACAAGACCGATCCAAAGAAAACGGCGCTCCCCTCACAGCCAGCATCAACAGCATTAGTTACACAGCACAGCTCATCTCATCTTGCTCGCAGTCTCAATGTGTcagacagcaaaaacacaaacacgggcTGTGATGAGGTGAGCTGAGAGGGAACGCTGACAGGACAAACGGTGCTTAGAggcaaaacatcacaacataTCACCTCTGTGTGGGACAGAGGGCAGCACATGtcacaacacagagacacagcgcGGCTGGAAGCAGCTTGTTGGCTGCAGCTTAAATAAACTGTAGGTTTTATGTCTGTTATAGTCAGGTGGGACCGCTCACGTTTTGTTTTAGTCCatcttctgtatttttttttttttttttagtttcgCAGAGCATTTAAATGGTTGGTTCACCTCTCACTTCCCTCTAGTGGTACCTCTCCACGCAGGTAGCTTTGGTTTCATTAGCCCAGGTTGTAGATCAGTCTCTGAGGTTTCTACCTCCACCCCAATACAATGGAAGTGAAAGGAATTTCATTTGTGGTAAttcaaacagcaacatgttCCTCTGAAacctgttgtgactgtgtttctcTGGCAGCTGTCAGCACCTCCAGCCCTGAAGTATATGTACacattcttttgtcttttcatagATGggagaaaactttttttttttttttcattttgctgaaaGTCTTTAAGGGCTTATTGACAGTTTCTAATACTCATGCTATGGCCACATTTTCACCACAACTTTATCTTGACATAACAGATGCTGCTCATGAGACAAGATTTGTTTTAGTTAGAACTGAGTTCGTTGAGTTTTTAGGCAGTAGTTGGATTCTCATGTAGCTCATGTAActcacacaaataaataatcatCCATTGTTTATTTTGGTTATCTTCCTATACATGCAGCGTACTTTATACAGACTATGTTTTTGTTCATACACACTACATTGAATATCCACAGAAAAACTTCTCCTTTCTTCAGGTTCAGTAGACCTGCAGTCCTCTGAGTTGGCTGATCACTCCTCACAATGTATTGATCTGTGCAGTGATCACTTCAAGAGCTCACAAAATTTGTTCTTTACCATCAAAAGCTAGTTTGGTGGCAATTAAAATATATTCAGAAGGAGACTAATAATGCATTCACCTCACAAGACGTGACAGAACTCCTCACATTTCAGAGGGGAATCCAGCACTTGTTACTCCAATACATGTATCAGGCAGCTTCAGTTACTTTTCAGTTTAAGATtgtaaatgataaataaaatatgttgaACTGTTATAAAGCAGAAACAACAAGCAACAGTATACACAGCAGTTCAAAtagctccacctcctctgacaGGTGCCCTTCTGCATGATGGAAACtgttacttttgatactttgaaCTGCAAAACTTTCTATTGTAACAGAGCAGTTTGACAGTGAGGGATTCTGTTACTGAAGCAAAGGacctgaatacttcttccaccactgacacGGGATGACAggcttctgtcttttctctcagctgtgagAGAGCCCTGCACATAATGTTATGGCCATGGGCACCATTACTTCTGTCCAGATAATGAAATCATGATTGCAAATTGttacctgtaaaaaaaaaatcagactaTTAAGTCTCCACTCTCAACCACTCTCAGCTTCTGTTTCAACTCAAAAAGGGCTCTGAAATGAGAAATTTGGTCCTATAAAGAcatcattttgtgtcatttcagaACTCTGCACACATCATAACACTCCAGAGACAATTGAATCCACCACTGCTATAAATATAAACCATCGCTTCAACAGCCCAAAGGAAAAATCATCAGAAACTCGTGAAACTGTCCACACCTCATCTCCATCACGTTGGTCGgtctgctgcttctgcttgGCTTGTTCCTCCTCAAGCTTTTCTACTTGATACATCCAAAAGTTTTCCATGGTTTTTGGTAAATGCGTAAACGCAGCTGAACCTCAACAAGTGCCACAGATATTGTGTGGCTAGATGTAACACTGGTGTCTATAGACTGGGAGTGAGCGGCTCAGGTGACGCTCAGGATTATGTGTCCGGACTCATCATGGAATCACCAGGCTGGGTCTGTCTGTCGGACTGGATTTGCTCTGTTGATGCTGTGACATCATGTCATCTTTATTCGCCCAGTTCATTTCCACTGTATGTTTTGTACACGTCCGTGTTAATATGAAGTTTAAAGCAGGAGTATTATTAAAAGCACCCACACTGCAGGTGTGTTCTGATCATGGCGCTGGAAAAAGGAACACAGCGTGATTATTCTGTTATTGGATCCTCACTGAATTATTTAACTTGTCTTGCCCtttacctttctctctctcacccttaCTCAATAAATCAttgggaggaaggagggggagacaCAACAGcagggggagaaggagagaaataCCACATGACTGGGATTTCTATTCAGGCTGAGATCAATGTGGGCATAATCACCACGGCTGATGCAGCAGTATGAGGAAGGCAAATAATATGAGGGGTAGCATACTATCCAGAGACACGGCTGGCCCACGTCACGCCACACAGTCCACAGGACGGTTCGTGAAGGGGCCATTCAAATCCTGGAGTTCTCTTTACCACCCTGCTGTGTTTGCCAGCTCCTGgagaaagactggaaacagctatcCTGACTATGTTCATAAATACAcataccagcacctctgaagctcattaaTGAACAGGTTGAACCCTGTTTGTTtacttcaaacacaaacagaaatgtgaaaacaatgtgttgTGTTCTTTATGCTTAGCATCATGGCTAACCACaccctgactccagctctgtcctCAGACTGATTCATCTAATCTCACTGCCTTTAGGAAAGGTCAGTGCAACATCtcacctgcgtgtgtgtgtgtgtgtgtgtgtgtgtgtgtatgtgtgtgcgcgcatgtgtgcgtgtgtgtgcacatacagtagatgtgttctgttctgcatttgtttaatattttaaacAGAAGCTCATTGTTGTGCTGTAACCTAACCTACGattctttctgtctgtgggGTTTACAAATGCTGTAAAGAGGtgggctgcacacacacacacacacacacacacacacacacacacacacacacacacacacacacacacacacacttgctttgTGGCATGGGATACGTCtattgtgtttctctttgacATTATCAGCAGGAGtaatgacagtgtttgtgttatgtATGAAGTGCTCTACACCCCTAAAAGTTAATGCACTATATTACAAACTGACATCATTCAtcaacattgttttcatttgtcagcttggaaaaaacagcagctttaatctGCAGTATGGATGAGTCAAGCAAAGCTCTGTTGATGAGGTGTTGATGCACAGACTGCTGTCTACTGTTGccttcatctttctctgtcaTCACTCATATTCCACaatacagctgctgtcattgaCCTGTATGTATTTTAAGCTGTCAGTTGACTTTGTGACCGTAAAATACACTaaatggccaaaagtatgtgaaCATCAGAAAACTACAACAAAGTCAGCCGATGTGGAGTGAtaaagctccaaaaacaaaactgaactgtAAAAATGATTGTTATCAGTAACAAAGAAATCAGAGCAcgtatgaaaacatgaataactGCATCTGCAGCACAGTTCACTGTTAGGTTTGATCCAATCCAAGGTGAATGAGGTGTCACTGAGTGGAAGTTTACTATATTTCAGCTCTTACAGTTGTATTTCAGGAATATTTGATGAATACTGTGATAATATTGTTTATGACATTGTTGGCCACAATTATAGTAGCCATAAAATGGTGAGTGGAATGCGACAAACCAAAGTTTTAACCAGCTGAGGCTCAGCAGAATAACCAGGCTGTGGCTGCATCTCCACTGTAATTACATGATGTCTGGAGCAGGCATAAGAGATTGAGCCCtattgctttcattttggtGGTGGAGTGTGAAAGACTATTCAGACATGAAAACGATGGTGGATGCACATTGTTTTGGcatgtaaacagtgtttttacatttgtccGCATTAGTGTGTATACTGAATTGATTTGTGATGCCATTATTGTGGACGGAACAGTCCATTTACATCAGAAgtggaaaaacatgaacactATTTATCTCAAATATTGATAAGAAATGTGAATTCTTTGCAAAAATGcacccataggtttctgaagagccattgtgaagctctgGTCATCGgcatcttggcagtgcctgactccaccaaactcctggCTGATGTAAAAATAGCAAAGAgatggagcgtgggtggagctaAGGTGggccgaatgaagcctggttgctgaatCCTaccagctagctgtcactcaaagcagccatgtcCAGAATTCGGCATATTTTTAATATAATTCAAAAAGTCTTTCTTGGCTGCTGGGCATTTTAACatggggtctatggggattcTATGAGGATGTTGCCGCTGAAAtcttttaaatattgttttcactgctgtgacCAATACAGATGAAGGTGGGAATCTCAAAAGCATATATTTCAAATCTATCCCCATGGCTAGATACAGGGatgtgtaaaaacagcagcagagtcagtcCTCCATCTACACAGGAAGCGTCCAGGCCAGTACTGCTGCTGAGAGGCCCCTACACAATCACTGTCattacacacagaaaatgggagaaaaaagACTTGAAACCTTGAAGACGCTGTTAGTCGACAACTGAAAAAAGCTGCTGGAACACCTCCTGGGTGGACAGACATAAAACCTGTTTATCTGTGCTGTAACCAACAAGCTGTTTCCAGCcggtctgtgtttctgtgctgcccTCTGTCCCACACAGAGGCGATATGTGATCACCTGAAGCAGTGATGTGTCCAATCAGCACGTCAGTGTTCCCTCTCAGCTCACCTCATcagagcttgtgtgtttgtgttttttgctgtcTGACACATTCAGACTCCAAGAACGATGGAATAAGTTGTGTTGTGTAATAATAATGCTGTTGATGTTGGCTGTGTGGGGAACCTGCAATGACATGTGTTCTGGTCTTCAGTTCTGCCCGCTTGGAGttttctgccctctgctggctttCAATAGTAAATGtgtacaagaaaaaaaaagtaaaacaacacATCTATATGCAAACAACAGCTGACTAACAGAGCAGCCATGTTATCCAACACAAGTTGATCAGTAATAGCCAGAGCTGCTGTACTGTACTTACATCACCCCCTAGTGTTGGCTGTAGGTCACACTCTGCAGTGGGACTCAGGTCCTGCCTCATTACCCAAATGGGCTCTTTAGGCTCATCAGGTGTGTAAGGAGATCTCACTGTTCTGTTCTTCACCTCCTCTATGGCCTCCTTAATGTCCTTGATGGCCAGGGATATGGCATCCCTCTTCTCCTGACTGTTCCTCACTGCTACAGGCTCCTCTGAAGGGCTCCCAGCCTGTTTTCTGGCTGGCTTCCCTCGATTGgcagctttgttgtttttgtctgagtCACTTTGGAACTCCTGTTCTGGTTGTTCTTCTCCCTGCGGTAGCTCAATTTCTTCACCTATGGTGTTGTCCATAGCACAATGAAGACTCTGAGAGCTTAGGCTTTCTTTGACCTCAGCCACGATGCTGTCGATGTCCTCTTCCTGGTCGCAGCTGTCGGCACGTGGGTATGGGGCAAACTCGGCCTCCTTCTCTGGGCTGTCAGACTCACCATCCGAGCGTTCGTCGTAGTGGCGCAGGCGGGAGCCCACTGCCTCTTGCTGATGGTAGTTTCCGCTTCCTACCCGGCCCTCCAACAGCTGAAACCCGGCCCTCTTCTGTTGGAGAGATTCTGTGTCCTCAACTCCGTCTGCAGCAGATAACACTGATGTCGGAGCATCGCAGATTTCCTCGTAAACGTGCTCAGAGAGTGAGTAAATGTCATATGGCTCAGAGTAGGCTTCATCCACAAGTCCAGCATCTAAACTCTCCAAGCTCTGACCAGCCGAGACGTCGGCCCTTCCTCCAGAGTGACTGAGGGGTTGGGTGTAAACGTAGTTGGAGTAGCCAGTGTTCAGCATCTCCTCAGCTTCATCTTGTCTCTCTGGATTCTGGATATCAGGCAGGGGTTCACGTGGTAGGGGCGGGGGCTGCGGAGGATAGCTCGGATGTGGATGGAGATGTTGCTGTTCAGCCTCGGCACTCTCAGTGTACCCCTCCGCCTCCGGCCGCAGCTGGACACCGTAGTTCCCCGCCTCGTCGTCCACCTCTGGCTGCCCCTCAGGCTCCAGAGACATCATCACCAAGCCATCATCCCCCTCAGCCCTGTCAGTGTGGGTGTGGAAGCCACTCTCAGTGCTCGCTGAGCGCGCCAGCACTGAATCGTCCCTCTCTCGTTCATCTTCCTGGGTCATCTCTGCGAGGTGCTGCTTCTCCTGTTGTTGTGCTAAATGTtgtgctctctctgcctctctctgctgcctctgtctgtgcctctgctgctggGCTCTAATCCGGGCCTCGCTGTCTCCTTGTCTGCGATAACGTGTCACTGCAGGTCGAGGAATGGGCTGGGGCAGCTGGGGCTGTGGGGACTGAGCTCCATGTTGCAGCTCCATGTCTTGCTCCTCCTGTGGCCTGCGCTGCTGTGGCGCCCTGGCTCTACTGCCAGCACTTCCTCCAGCAGGGGCATCACAGCGTCTGTAGCGCTTTTCCTGGTTGTTGTGGTTACGGGACCGGTTGTTGTGGCGATGGCGAGGAGGGGCATCAGTCTCCTCCATCACTTCCTGGCCAAGCTCCGTCTCCTGGGGGTTCATGGCTATGTGGCTCTGTTTGATTCGGTGGTGTCAGAGAAAGGTTTTAGGAGTGCGTCATCAGCCGGTGCATGTATGAAGGCAGGGCAAACGCTGCTTGAAAGACACTGAAAGTGGtagacagaaaggagaaagagaaaccGTCActaaacagaaatggaaaaatatgttCAGAACATCGGACACAACGATTGGTGCATTCTTGCAGATGGTACTGGAGGTTTGGTCACACAGTACCTTCTTGTGCGCTAACCACTCACAATATCGCCTGCCAGGAACATGCTAGCACTACTCAGCCATAATAGCAGTGCAAACCCGGTTACTAACCAGGTAACAGTCTATTTAAGAAATGTATCTGCACCATTGACTTTTGTTTCATAACTGTGTGCAGACCCATGCCTCTTTTGTGGGGCAGTTTGTAGTCTGGCGGAGCAGGACTAAATAAAAGTGGATGGTGCCACACAGCTAATGGATTATGATTGCTTGTTTGGACCGTTTGGCTCTTCAGTCCCTTAAGGGGCCAGTGTACTCCATCAAAAGTGCTTGTGGGATGGTGAAAAGCTTTGGAAACTctcagttcatttcatttaaaattaatttcGATGGAAATTGAATTAACTGCATGAATTAATTATGAAGTCAACATCATAATAATAACCTGCTCAGGATGTTGTCCATGCTTTAAGTAGAAAAAGCAACGCATGGAAAAGATTCAAAAACTGAAGATGGATATATTCTGGGCCAACAGACATGACCAAGGCAGTTTTCGCAGCATGaggtgttgactgacagatttTAATAATGTATCACAACAAGGGGTCACAGGTGGTGGAGGCGTAGAGCTCCCATCCAATACCATAATGACTTGTGGTTCCTGGCAGTGGTACCTTTGAATTGACCAGtgcatttctctctgtggtGCAGTCATTTTCAACTGGAAATCAACGGAAAATAATCTGCACAAACAAAGTAAAACCTGTCAAACTGCAACAGATCTGACTGCTGTCATGTCATTACAGTCACATCTATCCAATCTGCATATGCTGCCCTTTTTATCAGTCTACTGACTGCTCATCACTCAACAATGGGCTAATGTCATGTAATGAATTGTAGGCTCAGTCATTGCTGTCAGAGGCAACATCATCACATCTACTGGAGCACAATGACAAATCATGGTTCATTGAAATCTGCTCATTGTTTCAAAGACACCAGAGTTGATTCAGTTTTCAGTACAATAACCAACTTAAACAAAGAactttctttgctttctctccTTGTGCTCAAACGCTAAAGTCTGCTCACTCTGACCTCACTGAGTTACACTGGACAGATCATCcaaaagaaagaggcagaaagaaaacactttgtggaaaacaggaaaaaggttTTCATAGACTGCGCCCCCACAAGAGGGGGTAACTGAAATGAGGACACATGGACAAATATGGCGGTGGCCCCTAGAGGCTGCAATGCTCATTAGACACCACAAAATGAATGCGATGAACGGAATGAACCAGTGCGGACACTCtcacaaaaatcacaaaaacacacatctatAACATCTTACTATGCATATTCCATTGGCTAAAATGCTAAGACTTCTAGCATTAGCCTGTGAATTAGTCTGgcatgctgtgttttcttgttttgaagtgaaaatgatGGATGAACAATTTGCTTTCGTTTacttatgctttttttttttattgtacacCATGGGTAATAAGCTAAGAGTGCTGTGTATCATTCAAATCGATTTTAATTTCAggtcaccaaaaaaaaacactctccaCCGCCCAGAACTCTGTGCTCAGTGCAGAATGCAGAGAACTGGGTCATTTAGGAGAGAGACCTGCGGGCCaaggacacacagagactgtGGGTTATTACCATAAAAGCACATTGAAAGAGGTAGCCTGGCATTTTCCACCCCAGATTCATAATTATTGCACAGAAACTACCTTCTGCTTTTTCAATTACTGACTTTGGCTGTCAGCGTTTCCTTTAAAATAATATTACTGTGCAGGAGAAACTGCATCCATTGATTTTTTGGGTGCAGTGGAACAGCCTATAAATATAACACCAATATTCcaaatccaatattcactgtTTTTGGACTCCATCtactcctgagaaaaatatctgcctctttagcagctaaatgctccactatgttcattagctggttgctaactttgtctgtctgctggggAATGATGAGTTTGTTGGAGCTtgtgtgacacacactgtgttcactCCTCCTCTGACACGTACAGCACTGAGCTTCCTCTGGGCTGAGATGAGCAGATGTCTTCACTGGTTATACTATGTATCCACAATAACTTTAACTAAACCACCCCAAACCTCTGCTGCTCAACCATCTCCACATTCATTAAATCTTGCTTTTTGTATGTATCCTGTGTTCAGACCTTTGgcatcactgtgtgtgaatACGTTTCACTGCTCAGACGCTGAATGCAGATGAGAAAGTCAGTGCTGGCAGagtgcattttttaaatttaatcaGAATTGGCCTCTTCATTTATTGATATTCCATTTGCAAACTCATTATTGAATCAAATGTTTCAGGCAAagtaaaaataatgtaaatttaTGTC
This Chaetodon auriga isolate fChaAug3 chromosome 5, fChaAug3.hap1, whole genome shotgun sequence DNA region includes the following protein-coding sequences:
- the apba1a gene encoding amyloid-beta A4 precursor protein-binding family A member 1; amino-acid sequence: MNPQETELGQEVMEETDAPPRHRHNNRSRNHNNQEKRYRRCDAPAGGSAGSRARAPQQRRPQEEQDMELQHGAQSPQPQLPQPIPRPAVTRYRRQGDSEARIRAQQQRHRQRQQREAERAQHLAQQQEKQHLAEMTQEDERERDDSVLARSASTESGFHTHTDRAEGDDGLVMMSLEPEGQPEVDDEAGNYGVQLRPEAEGYTESAEAEQQHLHPHPSYPPQPPPLPREPLPDIQNPERQDEAEEMLNTGYSNYVYTQPLSHSGGRADVSAGQSLESLDAGLVDEAYSEPYDIYSLSEHVYEEICDAPTSVLSAADGVEDTESLQQKRAGFQLLEGRVGSGNYHQQEAVGSRLRHYDERSDGESDSPEKEAEFAPYPRADSCDQEEDIDSIVAEVKESLSSQSLHCAMDNTIGEEIELPQGEEQPEQEFQSDSDKNNKAANRGKPARKQAGSPSEEPVAVRNSQEKRDAISLAIKDIKEAIEEVKNRTVRSPYTPDEPKEPIWVMRQDLSPTAECDLQPTLGGDSPGSGSPSPPGAESSSRHLLQEDSFESSPSSKESRKSLASFPTYVEVPGPCDPEDLIDGIIFAANYLGSTQLLSDKTPSKNIRMMQAQEAVSRIKTAQKLAQNRKKASEGEPQPMTEVDLFISTQRIKVLNADSQETMMDHPLRTISYIADIGNIVVLMARRRMPRPDSQENVEASDPGQDSKRQYKMICHVFESEDAQLIAQSIGQAFSVAYQEFLRANGINPEDLSQKEYSDLLNTQDMYNDDLIHFSKSENCKDVFIEKAKGEILGVVIVESGWGSILPTVIIANMMHAGPAERSGRLNIGDQIMSINGTSLVGLPLSTCQSIIKGLKNQSRIKLNIVRCPPVTTVLIRRPDLRYQLGFSVQNGIICSLMRGGIAERGGVRVGHRIIEINSQSVVATPHEKIVHILSNAVGEIHMKTMPAAMYRLLTAQEQPVYI